A region from the Acipenser ruthenus chromosome 13, fAciRut3.2 maternal haplotype, whole genome shotgun sequence genome encodes:
- the LOC117417671 gene encoding thioredoxin domain-containing protein 11 isoform X1 produces MLLRLRGSLRQVVNQMARRPALLCGAIVLSCSLILAITFTCSETKQVVFPAQPPTRFFSPDSPVVDLYLGQLDEAESLRSASEVSLLYFYAPWCGQSISARGEIEQVARKLADQVQFVAVNCWWNQGKCRKQNNFYHYPVIYLYHRRFGPIEYNGPITAAYVEKFIRRVITPLQYVPSRAGLQDFLSHYEPGVLGYFEFNASPQPPGYLTFLTSALQALRRDFQGVMRFGVITSKQVAKAISLDAPGTVYMHRHFNTSLTFPSHVLNFTSENICRWALEHREWLVRWLRPHGGKSRALEQELRKGAALIIFLPFDPLAPSQPLVEEVAEIAVQYHSCNGSSWPGFMEPEVWGEPGSLSRAPCCNTLALPHWLSVSRTHNVCELCLDQALGPWHCPSLDSLYLREDFFTQPLSGKVQCSHVLSSSSPLDYYTACCWSLSKGSSTQQDSRAALPHIEDRGSASAHSAVTGLKCRTNKTLNFYLLDSGLHWEFARRLGAPENASMMGFATVLNLQDEVHHVLNQEQGIVRNTLESFIQNYSAPYSPLQRHLVGEAAREPVGESLITTVTTRTFHRAVMDPEKDVLLFYYTQWCGFCSALNHVIIQLARLSLSNPRLAVCRINAAKNDLPWEFMVDRYPTILFFPSDRKHQSVKYPEDAPITLPNLVRFVQRHSSPLRSSSSSAFHQEKEPLLHMPSPPDSRADTRQGESESLLSQNTLQEREGAENLLPQNTLQEREGAENLLPQNTLQEREGAENLLSQNTLQEMGGAESLLPQNTLQERGGAENLLPQNTLQERGGAENLLPQNTLQERGGAESLLPQNTLQERGGAENLLPQNTLQEMGGAESLLPQNTLQERGGAGGAAHEESLSPSDRGSDTHPEGSPCK; encoded by the exons ATGCTGCTCCGGTTGCGGGGTTCTCTCCGGCAGGTGGTGAATCAGATGGCCCGGAGACCTGCATTGCTGTGCGGAGCCATCGTGCTGAGCTGCAGCCTGATTCTTGCAATAACGTTCACCTGCAG TGAGACGAAGCAGGTTGTGTTCCCCGCTCAGCCGCCCACGCGGTTCTTCTCTCCCGATTCCCCGGTAGTGGACCTGTACCTCGGGCAGCTGGACGAGGCGGAGTCGCTGCGCAGCGCCTCCGAGGTCTCGCTGCTCTATTTCTACGCTCCCTGGTGCGGGCAGTCCATCTCCGCCAGAGGAGAGATCGAGCAGGTCGCCAGGAAGCTGGCAGACCAG GTGCAGTTTGTAGCTGTGAACTGCTGGTGGAACCAAGGGAAATGCAGGAAGCAGAATAACTTCTATCACTATCCCGTCATATACCTGTATCACAGAAG GTTTGGCCCCATTGAGTACAATGGCCCCATCACGGCTGCCTATGTGGAGAAGTTCATTCGCAGGGTGATCACTCCTCTCCAGTATGTTCCTTCCCGGGCCGGACTGCAAGACTTCTTGTCTCATTATGAG CCAGGGGTTCTGGGGTACTTTGAGTTCAACGCCTCTCCACAGCCCCCTGGGTACCTGACCTTCCTCACCTCGGCTCTGCAGGCTCTCAGGAGAG ATTTCCAGGGTGTCATGCGTTTCGGGGTGATAACAAGTAAGCAGGTGGCAAAAGCAATTTCACTGGACGCTCCCGGGACAGTCTACATGCACAGACACTTCAACACGTCTCTG ACGTTCCCGAGCCACGTGCTGAACTTCACCTCAGAGAACATCTGCCGCTGGGCCTTGGAGCACCGGGAGTGGCTGGTGCGCTGGCTGCGTCCTCACGGAGGGAAGAGCCGTGCTCTGGAGCAGGAGCTGAGGAAGGGGGCCGCGCTGATCATCTTCCTGCCCTTCGACCCGCTGGCCCCCAGCCAGCCCCTCGTAGAGGAG GTGGCAGAGATTGCTGTGCAGTATCACAGCTGCAATGGCTCATCCTGGCCTGGCTTCATGGAGCCAGAAGTGTGGGGCGAGCCTGGCTCCCTGAGCAGAGCCCCCTGCTGCAACACGCTGGCTCTCCCGCACTGGCTCTCCGTCTCCAGGACTCATAATGTCTGTGAGCTCTGCCTCGACCAGGCCCTCGGGCCCTGGCATTGCCCCTCCCTGGACTCGCTGTACCTCCGAGAGGACTTCTTCACACAGCCCCTCTCCGGGAAGGTGCAGTGCAGCCACGTACTGAGCTCCTCCAGCCCCCTGGACTACTACACTGCCTGCTGCTGGAGTCTCAGCAAGGGCTCCTCTACACAGCAGGACAGCCGCGCTGCGCTGCCTCACATTGAGGACCGCGGCTCTGCTTCTGCACACAGCGCTGTCACAGGGCTCAAGTGTAGGACTAATAAGACCCTGAACTTTTACTTGCTGGACTCGGGGCTGCACTGGGAGTTTGCCAGGAGGCTGGGCGCCCCCGAGAACGCCAGCATGATGGGGTTTGCCACTGTGCTGAACCTTCAGGATGAGGTGCACCACGTCCTGAACCAGGAGCAGGGCATTGTGAGAAACACACTGG AGTCCTTCATTCAGAACTACAGCGCCCCCTACAGTCCCCTGCAGAGGCACCTGGTTGGGGAGGCGGCGCGGGAGCCTGTGGGAGAGTCTTTAATCACCACGGTGACCACTCGGACATTCCACAGAGCAGTGATGGACCCTGAAAAG GACGTCCTTCTCTTCTATTACACTCAGTGGTGTGGCTTCTGCTCCGCTCTCAATCACGTCATCATCCAGCTGGCCCGTCTCTCCCTGTCCAACCCGAGACTGGCTGTGTGCAG aATAAATGCTGCCAAAAATGATCTCCCGTGGGAGTTTATGGTGGACCGTTATCCAACCATTCTGTTCTTCCCAAGCGACAG GAAACACCAAAGCGTGAAGTATCCTGAAGACGCTCCCATCACCCTCCCCAACCTGGTCCGATTCGTGCAGCGGCACAGCAGCCCGCtccgctcctcctcctcctcggctTTCCACCAAGAGAAGGAACCGCTGCTGCATATGCCGTCTCCACCGGACAGCAGGGCAGACACACGCCAGGGAGAGTCCGAGAGCCTGCTGTCCCAGAACACGctgcaggagagggagggagcCGAGAACCTGCTGCCCCAGAACACGctgcaggagagggagggagcCGAGAACCTGCTGCCCCAGAACACGctgcaggagagggagggagcCGAGAACCTGCTGTCCCAGAACACGCTGCAGGAGATGGGGGGAGCCGAAAGCCTGCTGCCCCAGAACACGCTGCAGGAGAGGGGGGGAGCCGAGAACCTGCTGCCCCAGAACACGCTGCAGGAGAGGGGGGGAGCCGAGAACCTGCTGCCCCAGAACACGCTGCAGGAGAGGGGGGGAGCCGAAAGCCTGCTGCCCCAGAACACGCTGCAGGAGAGGGGGGGAGCCGAGAACCTGCTGCCCCAGAACACGCTGCAGGAGATGGGGGGAGCCGAAAGCCTGCTGCCCCAGAACACGCTGCAGGAGAGGGGGGGAGCCGGCGGGGCTGCCCATGAGGAGAGCCTGTCTCCATCGGACAGAGGGTCAGACACACACCCGGAGGgatccccttgtaaatga
- the LOC117973462 gene encoding stannin has translation MSIVDHSPTTGVVTVIVILIAIAALGALILGCWCYLRLQRIGQSEDEESIVGEGETKEPFLLVQYSAKGPRVERKTKLTPNGTESHS, from the coding sequence ATGTCGATTGTGGATCACAGCCCCACCACGGGCGTGGTCACCGTGATCGTGATCCTGATCGCCATCGCTGCGCTGGGGGCCTTGATACTGGGCTGCTGGTGCTACCTGCGGCTGCAGCGCATCGGCCAGTCCGAGGATGAGGAGAGCATCGTTGGGGAGGGGGAGACCAAAGAGCCCTTCCTGCTGGTGCAGTACTCTGCCAAGGGGCCGCGAGTGGAGAGGAAAACCAAGCTGACCCCCAACGGCACAGAGAGTCACAGTTAA
- the LOC117417671 gene encoding thioredoxin domain-containing protein 11 isoform X2 yields MLLRLRGSLRQVVNQMARRPALLCGAIVLSCSLILAITFTCSETKQVVFPAQPPTRFFSPDSPVVDLYLGQLDEAESLRSASEVSLLYFYAPWCGQSISARGEIEQVARKLADQVQFVAVNCWWNQGKCRKQNNFYHYPVIYLYHRRFGPIEYNGPITAAYVEKFIRRVITPLQYVPSRAGLQDFLSHYEPGVLGYFEFNASPQPPGYLTFLTSALQALRRDFQGVMRFGVITSKQVAKAISLDAPGTVYMHRHFNTSLTFPSHVLNFTSENICRWALEHREWLVRWLRPHGGKSRALEQELRKGAALIIFLPFDPLAPSQPLVEEVAEIAVQYHSCNGSSWPGFMEPEVWGEPGSLSRAPCCNTLALPHWLSVSRTHNVCELCLDQALGPWHCPSLDSLYLREDFFTQPLSGKVQCSHVLSSSSPLDYYTACCWSLSKGSSTQQDSRAALPHIEDRGSASAHSAVTGLKCRTNKTLNFYLLDSGLHWEFARRLGAPENASMMGFATVLNLQDEVHHVLNQEQGIVRNTLESFIQNYSAPYSPLQRHLVGEAAREPVGESLITTVTTRTFHRAVMDPEKDVLLFYYTQWCGFCSALNHVIIQLARLSLSNPRLAVCRKHQSVKYPEDAPITLPNLVRFVQRHSSPLRSSSSSAFHQEKEPLLHMPSPPDSRADTRQGESESLLSQNTLQEREGAENLLPQNTLQEREGAENLLPQNTLQEREGAENLLSQNTLQEMGGAESLLPQNTLQERGGAENLLPQNTLQERGGAENLLPQNTLQERGGAESLLPQNTLQERGGAENLLPQNTLQEMGGAESLLPQNTLQERGGAGGAAHEESLSPSDRGSDTHPEGSPCK; encoded by the exons ATGCTGCTCCGGTTGCGGGGTTCTCTCCGGCAGGTGGTGAATCAGATGGCCCGGAGACCTGCATTGCTGTGCGGAGCCATCGTGCTGAGCTGCAGCCTGATTCTTGCAATAACGTTCACCTGCAG TGAGACGAAGCAGGTTGTGTTCCCCGCTCAGCCGCCCACGCGGTTCTTCTCTCCCGATTCCCCGGTAGTGGACCTGTACCTCGGGCAGCTGGACGAGGCGGAGTCGCTGCGCAGCGCCTCCGAGGTCTCGCTGCTCTATTTCTACGCTCCCTGGTGCGGGCAGTCCATCTCCGCCAGAGGAGAGATCGAGCAGGTCGCCAGGAAGCTGGCAGACCAG GTGCAGTTTGTAGCTGTGAACTGCTGGTGGAACCAAGGGAAATGCAGGAAGCAGAATAACTTCTATCACTATCCCGTCATATACCTGTATCACAGAAG GTTTGGCCCCATTGAGTACAATGGCCCCATCACGGCTGCCTATGTGGAGAAGTTCATTCGCAGGGTGATCACTCCTCTCCAGTATGTTCCTTCCCGGGCCGGACTGCAAGACTTCTTGTCTCATTATGAG CCAGGGGTTCTGGGGTACTTTGAGTTCAACGCCTCTCCACAGCCCCCTGGGTACCTGACCTTCCTCACCTCGGCTCTGCAGGCTCTCAGGAGAG ATTTCCAGGGTGTCATGCGTTTCGGGGTGATAACAAGTAAGCAGGTGGCAAAAGCAATTTCACTGGACGCTCCCGGGACAGTCTACATGCACAGACACTTCAACACGTCTCTG ACGTTCCCGAGCCACGTGCTGAACTTCACCTCAGAGAACATCTGCCGCTGGGCCTTGGAGCACCGGGAGTGGCTGGTGCGCTGGCTGCGTCCTCACGGAGGGAAGAGCCGTGCTCTGGAGCAGGAGCTGAGGAAGGGGGCCGCGCTGATCATCTTCCTGCCCTTCGACCCGCTGGCCCCCAGCCAGCCCCTCGTAGAGGAG GTGGCAGAGATTGCTGTGCAGTATCACAGCTGCAATGGCTCATCCTGGCCTGGCTTCATGGAGCCAGAAGTGTGGGGCGAGCCTGGCTCCCTGAGCAGAGCCCCCTGCTGCAACACGCTGGCTCTCCCGCACTGGCTCTCCGTCTCCAGGACTCATAATGTCTGTGAGCTCTGCCTCGACCAGGCCCTCGGGCCCTGGCATTGCCCCTCCCTGGACTCGCTGTACCTCCGAGAGGACTTCTTCACACAGCCCCTCTCCGGGAAGGTGCAGTGCAGCCACGTACTGAGCTCCTCCAGCCCCCTGGACTACTACACTGCCTGCTGCTGGAGTCTCAGCAAGGGCTCCTCTACACAGCAGGACAGCCGCGCTGCGCTGCCTCACATTGAGGACCGCGGCTCTGCTTCTGCACACAGCGCTGTCACAGGGCTCAAGTGTAGGACTAATAAGACCCTGAACTTTTACTTGCTGGACTCGGGGCTGCACTGGGAGTTTGCCAGGAGGCTGGGCGCCCCCGAGAACGCCAGCATGATGGGGTTTGCCACTGTGCTGAACCTTCAGGATGAGGTGCACCACGTCCTGAACCAGGAGCAGGGCATTGTGAGAAACACACTGG AGTCCTTCATTCAGAACTACAGCGCCCCCTACAGTCCCCTGCAGAGGCACCTGGTTGGGGAGGCGGCGCGGGAGCCTGTGGGAGAGTCTTTAATCACCACGGTGACCACTCGGACATTCCACAGAGCAGTGATGGACCCTGAAAAG GACGTCCTTCTCTTCTATTACACTCAGTGGTGTGGCTTCTGCTCCGCTCTCAATCACGTCATCATCCAGCTGGCCCGTCTCTCCCTGTCCAACCCGAGACTGGCTGTGTGCAG GAAACACCAAAGCGTGAAGTATCCTGAAGACGCTCCCATCACCCTCCCCAACCTGGTCCGATTCGTGCAGCGGCACAGCAGCCCGCtccgctcctcctcctcctcggctTTCCACCAAGAGAAGGAACCGCTGCTGCATATGCCGTCTCCACCGGACAGCAGGGCAGACACACGCCAGGGAGAGTCCGAGAGCCTGCTGTCCCAGAACACGctgcaggagagggagggagcCGAGAACCTGCTGCCCCAGAACACGctgcaggagagggagggagcCGAGAACCTGCTGCCCCAGAACACGctgcaggagagggagggagcCGAGAACCTGCTGTCCCAGAACACGCTGCAGGAGATGGGGGGAGCCGAAAGCCTGCTGCCCCAGAACACGCTGCAGGAGAGGGGGGGAGCCGAGAACCTGCTGCCCCAGAACACGCTGCAGGAGAGGGGGGGAGCCGAGAACCTGCTGCCCCAGAACACGCTGCAGGAGAGGGGGGGAGCCGAAAGCCTGCTGCCCCAGAACACGCTGCAGGAGAGGGGGGGAGCCGAGAACCTGCTGCCCCAGAACACGCTGCAGGAGATGGGGGGAGCCGAAAGCCTGCTGCCCCAGAACACGCTGCAGGAGAGGGGGGGAGCCGGCGGGGCTGCCCATGAGGAGAGCCTGTCTCCATCGGACAGAGGGTCAGACACACACCCGGAGGgatccccttgtaaatga